A genomic segment from Fibrobacter sp. UWR4 encodes:
- a CDS encoding LEPR-XLL domain-containing protein yields MNNNSRKSSKNASSKSSKARKNSKKNFKIENLEPRLMMDAATSFEVEKIETYVDQFASVSETIGNDITSAIDNIVDFNASSLGLTEGVETFSSLLEDSVGDFQTKIVDDVRHILTESLEKAKTDIETINESVDDKIESFSLSDFVSKYVDDVLKDDAQKEYGYLKFETDGSKLIVSVDLQHNTALNDLGLDFGMTE; encoded by the coding sequence ATGAACAATAACTCTCGTAAGTCCTCCAAGAACGCTTCTTCCAAGTCTTCTAAGGCAAGAAAAAACTCTAAGAAGAATTTCAAGATCGAAAATCTAGAACCACGCTTAATGATGGACGCGGCCACTAGTTTTGAGGTGGAAAAGATTGAAACCTATGTTGACCAATTTGCAAGTGTTTCTGAAACCATTGGCAATGACATAACCTCGGCCATTGATAACATTGTAGATTTTAATGCATCTTCGCTTGGTTTGACCGAAGGCGTGGAGACTTTTAGCTCTTTGCTTGAAGATTCCGTTGGTGATTTCCAAACAAAAATTGTTGATGATGTAAGACATATTCTTACGGAATCCTTAGAAAAGGCAAAGACTGACATTGAAACCATCAATGAATCTGTAGACGATAAAATCGAGAGTTTTTCGTTGTCTGATTTTGTATCCAAGTATGTGGATGATGTCCTAAAAGATGATGCTCAAAAAGAATATGGTTATTTGAAGTTTGAGACAGATGGCTCAAAGTTAATTGTTTCCGTTGATTTGCAACATAATACTGCTTTAAATGATCTTGGCTTGGATTTTGGTATGACCGAGTGA